One window from the genome of Halictus rubicundus isolate RS-2024b chromosome 7, iyHalRubi1_principal, whole genome shotgun sequence encodes:
- the LOC143355584 gene encoding ATP-binding cassette sub-family C member 4 isoform X2: MYYYTAAFCLFPFIDAVILHWSLQTLTHVGMKIRVACCTLIYRKILRLSNSVLENETSTGQMVNFLSNDVNRLDYFVFGIHYLWIGPTQMILITYFIFREIGYGALTGMSVVVLSIPLQLYLGRKVLRLTDGSARKTDYRLRLMNQIIAGVEVIKMYVWEIPYSLLVETARRKEVDVIKKYSIVEQFGLTFDSNIPRVSLFITILTYVLSGNNIDAEKVFMITAFYAIVRSSMTIGFALSIHQLAEATVSIRRLQKFMMYPERTDTHATQNQVASQSMPVYLKNVTARWDQFRDYTLQDVDLSVKAANFIVVIGQIGSGKSSLLQAILRELPLEKGVLEVHGKISFANQQPWIFASSVKQNILFGQAENEARYKDVIRVCQLTQDLESLSHGDSTMVGERGINLSGGQRARINLARALYTEADIYLLDDPLSAVDPHVGSRIVEECICGYLKSKTRILVTHQIQYLKFADQIIVMDNGRILAKGSFEELQSMDLDVMKIFEKMHENKEAKEPGDIKEKKQLVENAKEVEAVASEEPVEVAETRTIGRISIRILWTYLKASRSFLLLALMVLCFTISQGMASGIDYLIAFWVNTEVASWVKSENGTTFEWHGTLSRYGVIYIYSGLTVADVLVYILQTFVYYAVCMRASKNLHAQMFRSIVRTAMYFYNTNPAGRILNRFSKDIGIIDKNLPFTMFDVFKMFLTFVGTIVILCSVGFWLLIPTAILAIILYYMRVVYITTSRAIKRMEGVTRSPVFDHVGATLQGLTTIRAFKAEKLVITDFDNHQDLHSSAWYMFISCSRAFGLYIEAICMAYMALVTILFIVFDDLAIAGDIGLVITQISSIIGCLQWGMRQTAELENQMTSIERVLEYSSLEEEPFLESKPDQKPPKDWPTKGLVEFKNVKLKYGPRSAHVLKGISFVIMPKEKVGVIGRTGAGKTSLISALFRLAYIEGEILLDDIATHTVALHDFRSKISIIPQEPVLFGGSLRRNLDPFDEYSDTVLWETLEQVELKEIISDMAAGLNTKVAEEGSNFSVGQRQLLCLARALIRNNKIMVLDEATANVDPQTDTLIQQTVRKKFVDCTVFTIAHRLNTIMDSDKIIVMDQGHLVEFDHPYVLLQKKGYFYNMVQKTGAAMAYSLTEVAKNCFYRKNEAST, from the exons ATGTATTATTACACGGCAGCGTTCTGCCTGTTTCCGTTCATCGACGCCGTGATCTTGCACTGGTCTCTGCAAACGTTGACGCACGTGGGGATGAAAATTCGAGTCGCCTGTTGCACTCTGATATACAGAAAGATCCTGAGACTGTCCAATTCCGTCCTCGAGAACGAAACGTCCACCGGACAA ATGGTGAACTTCCTGAGCAACGACGTCAACAGGCTCGACTACTTTGTCTTCGGCATTCACTACTTATGGATCGGACCGACCCAGATGATTCTAATTACGTATTTTATATTCCGCGAAATCGGATACGGAGCCTTAACCGGGATGTCGGTAGTCGTGTTGAGCATACCGTTGCAGC TGTACCTCGGTCGAAAAGTGTTGCGTCTGACCGATGGCTCGGCAAGGAAAACTGATTACAGGCTCAGATTGATGAATCAGATCATCGCCGGGGTTGAAGTGATCAAGATGTACGTTTGGGAGATCCCGTATTCCCTCCTTGTGGAGACAGCCAGGCG GAAAGAGGTGGACGTGATAAAAAAATACTCTATTGTCGAGCAGTTCGGTTTAACGTTCGACTCCAACATTCCTCGAGTTAGCCTCTTCATAACGATACTGACGTACGTCTTGAGCGGCAACAACATCGATGCGGAGAAAGTATTTATGATAACAGCGTTTTACGCAATCGTGCGCAGCTCAATGACCATAGGCTTCGCCTTGA GTATTCATCAATTGGCTGAAGCAACAGTCTCCATCAGACGTCTCCAGAAATTCATGATGTACCCGGAGAGGACCGATACTCACGCGACTCAGAACCAAGTAGCTTCGCAATCGATGCCCGTGTACTTGAAGAACGTGACTGCCAGGTGGGACCAGTTCAGGGACTACACGTTGCAGGACGTGGACCTATCGGTGAAAGCGGCCAATTTTATAGTCGTAATAGGTCAAATAGGATCCGGGAAGAGTAGCCTGCTGCAGGCGATACTCCGTGAGTTGCCGCTGGAGAAGGGTGTCCTAGAAGTGCACGGCAAGATCAGTTTCGCGAATCAACAGCCTTGGATCTTCGCGTCCTCGGTGAAGCAGAACATTCTGTTCGGCCAGGCCGAGAACGAGGCTCGTTACAAAGACGTGATTCGAGTTTGTCAATTGACGCAAGACTTGGAAAGCCTTTCGCACGGCGATAGCACGATGGTGGGTGAAAGGGGGATCAATCTGAGCGGTGGCCAGCGAGCTAGGATCAATCTAGCTCGCGCCCTATACACCGAGGCTGATATTTACCTGCTGGACGATCCTCTATCCGCGGTGGACCCCCACGTGGGCAGTCGGATCGTCGAGGAGTGCATCTGCGGCTACCTGAAGAGCAAAACTAGGATCCTCGTCACCCATCAGATACAGTACTTGAAGTTCGCCGATCAGATCATCGTGATGGACAACGGTCGAATCTTGGCGAAAGGTAGCTTCGAGGAGCTGCAGAGTATGGACCTGGACGTGATGAAGATCTTCGAGAAGATGCACGAGAACAAGGAGGCCAAAGAGCCGGGGGATATTAAGGAGAAGAAGCAGTTGGTGGAGAACGCGAAAGAAGTGGAAGCCGTTGCCTCCGAGGAGCCGGTCGAAGTTGCCGAAACGAGGACCATCGGCAGGATTTCGATTCGCATCTTGTGGACCTATCTGAAAGCGAGTCGAAGCTTTCTGCTGCTCGCCTTAATGGTGCTGTGTTTCACGATCAGCCAAGGGATGGCGAGCGGCATCGATTATTTGATCGCCTTTTGGGTGAACACCGAGGTCGCGTCGTGGGTCAAGTCCGAGAATGGTACAACTTTTGAATGGCACGGCACGCTGTCTCGTTATGgtgttatttatatttatagtgGGCTGACCGTGGCTGACGTGCTCGTCTACATATTGCAAACGTTCGTGTACTATGCGGTTTGCATGCGGGCCTCGAAAAATTTGCACGCACAAATGTTCCGCAGCATCGTGCGCACTGCGATGTACTTTTACAATACGAATCCTGCTGGCCGGATATTGAACAG GTTCTCCAAAGACATTGGCATTATCGACAAAAACCTGCCGTTCACTATGTTCGACGTGTTCAAAATGTTCTTAACTTTCGTGGGCACCATAGTCATCCTCTGCAGCGTCGGTTTCTGGCTGCTAATACCGACAGCTATACTAGCCATAATTTTGTACTATATGCGAGTAGTGTACATTACAACCAGCCGGGCCATTAAACGCATGGAGGGTGTCA CTCGATCGCCAGTGTTTGATCACGTGGGCGCCACGCTGCAAGGTCTCACGACGATCAGGGCGTTCAAGGCCGAGAAGTTGGTGATCACGGATTTCGATAATCACCAGGACCTGCACTCCTCCGCATGGTACATGTTCATCTCTTGCTCGCGCGCGTTTGGTCTCTACATCGAAGCGATTTGCATGGCGTACATGGCGCTGGTCACAATCCTCTTCATAGTGTTCGACGACCTTGCGATTGCCGGCGACATCGGTTTGGTGATCACTCAGATCAGTTCGATCATCGGTTGCCTGCAGTGGGGTATGAGGCAGACGGCCGAGTTGGAGAACCAGATGACTTCCATAGAAAGAGTCCTGGAGTATAGTAGCCTAGAGGAGGAGCCGTTTTTGGAAAGTAAACCGGACCAGAAGCCGCCGAAAGATTGGCCTACGAAGGGGCTCGTTGAGTTTAAGAACGTGAAGCTGAAGTACGGGCCCAGAAGCGCCCATGTCTTAAAAGGTATCAGCTTCGTGATCATGCCCAAAGAGAAAGTTGGCGTCATCGGAAGAACCGGCGCCGGCAAGACCTCCTTGATAAGCGCGCTCTTCCGGTTGGCGTACATCGAGGGAGAAATTCTGCTCGACGATATAGCTACCCATACAGTGGCCTTGCACGACTTCCGCTCGAAGATCAGTATTATTCCGCAGGAGCCGGTACTCTTCGGCGGAAGTCTGCGCCGCAATCTGGATCCTTTCGACGAGTACTCCGACACCGTCCTATGGGAAACTCTGGAGCAAGTCGAGCTGAAGGAGATCATCTCCGACATGGCCGCCGGGTTGAACACCAAGGTGGCCGAGGAGGGCTCGAACTTCAGCGTTGGTCAACGCCAATTGTTGTGCCTTGCTCGAGCACTGATTAGGAATAATAAGATTATGGTTCTGGACGAAGCCACTGCCAACGTCGATCCACAGACTGACACCCTGATCCAGCAAACGGTCAGAAAGAAGTTCGTGGATTGCACTGTCTTCACTATAGCGCATAGGTTGAATACCATTATGGATAGCGATAAGATAATCGTGATGGATCAAGGTCACCTCGTT GAATTCGACCATCCGTATGTTTTATTACAAAAGAAGGGCTATTTTTACAATATGGTGCAGAAAACTGGTGCTGCGATGGCGTATAGTTTGACcgaagtggccaaaaac TGTTTTTACAGGAAAAACGAGGCATCGACTTGA
- the LOC143355584 gene encoding putative multidrug resistance-associated protein lethal(2)03659 isoform X1 encodes MDKSHRTELKNPRQKANLLSILSFSWIWKLFVKGYKRELNEGDLYSPLREDKSSVLGQRIVKNWEAEVKRCEKKKDGSKPSLYRVLYKCFGGIVTYTALWVFLQEFVVRIIQPFLLARLLRYFSGSKRTWTTDMYYYTAAFCLFPFIDAVILHWSLQTLTHVGMKIRVACCTLIYRKILRLSNSVLENETSTGQMVNFLSNDVNRLDYFVFGIHYLWIGPTQMILITYFIFREIGYGALTGMSVVVLSIPLQLYLGRKVLRLTDGSARKTDYRLRLMNQIIAGVEVIKMYVWEIPYSLLVETARRKEVDVIKKYSIVEQFGLTFDSNIPRVSLFITILTYVLSGNNIDAEKVFMITAFYAIVRSSMTIGFALSIHQLAEATVSIRRLQKFMMYPERTDTHATQNQVASQSMPVYLKNVTARWDQFRDYTLQDVDLSVKAANFIVVIGQIGSGKSSLLQAILRELPLEKGVLEVHGKISFANQQPWIFASSVKQNILFGQAENEARYKDVIRVCQLTQDLESLSHGDSTMVGERGINLSGGQRARINLARALYTEADIYLLDDPLSAVDPHVGSRIVEECICGYLKSKTRILVTHQIQYLKFADQIIVMDNGRILAKGSFEELQSMDLDVMKIFEKMHENKEAKEPGDIKEKKQLVENAKEVEAVASEEPVEVAETRTIGRISIRILWTYLKASRSFLLLALMVLCFTISQGMASGIDYLIAFWVNTEVASWVKSENGTTFEWHGTLSRYGVIYIYSGLTVADVLVYILQTFVYYAVCMRASKNLHAQMFRSIVRTAMYFYNTNPAGRILNRFSKDIGIIDKNLPFTMFDVFKMFLTFVGTIVILCSVGFWLLIPTAILAIILYYMRVVYITTSRAIKRMEGVTRSPVFDHVGATLQGLTTIRAFKAEKLVITDFDNHQDLHSSAWYMFISCSRAFGLYIEAICMAYMALVTILFIVFDDLAIAGDIGLVITQISSIIGCLQWGMRQTAELENQMTSIERVLEYSSLEEEPFLESKPDQKPPKDWPTKGLVEFKNVKLKYGPRSAHVLKGISFVIMPKEKVGVIGRTGAGKTSLISALFRLAYIEGEILLDDIATHTVALHDFRSKISIIPQEPVLFGGSLRRNLDPFDEYSDTVLWETLEQVELKEIISDMAAGLNTKVAEEGSNFSVGQRQLLCLARALIRNNKIMVLDEATANVDPQTDTLIQQTVRKKFVDCTVFTIAHRLNTIMDSDKIIVMDQGHLVEFDHPYVLLQKKGYFYNMVQKTGAAMAYSLTEVAKNCFYRKNEAST; translated from the exons ATGGACAAAAGTCACAGAACGGAACTGAAGAATCCGCGACAGAAGGCCAATTTATTGTCTATATTATCATTCTC GTGGATATGGAAGCTGTTCGTGAAGGGATACAAACGGGAATTGAACGAGGGCGATCTCTATTCTCCCCTGCGAGAAGATAAAAGCAGCGTCTTAGGGCAGCGTATCGTCAAGAATTGGGAGGCCGAGGTGAAACGATGcgagaagaagaaggacggcTCGAAGCCGAGTTTGTACAGGGTGCTGTACAAGTGTTTCGGTGGCATAGTTACCTACACCGCGTTGTGGGTGTTCCTTCAAGAATTCGTTGTACG aatcatTCAGCCGTTCCTGCTAGCTAGACTACTAAGATATTTCTCCGGAAGTAAGAGAACATGGACCACCGACATGTATTATTACACGGCAGCGTTCTGCCTGTTTCCGTTCATCGACGCCGTGATCTTGCACTGGTCTCTGCAAACGTTGACGCACGTGGGGATGAAAATTCGAGTCGCCTGTTGCACTCTGATATACAGAAAGATCCTGAGACTGTCCAATTCCGTCCTCGAGAACGAAACGTCCACCGGACAA ATGGTGAACTTCCTGAGCAACGACGTCAACAGGCTCGACTACTTTGTCTTCGGCATTCACTACTTATGGATCGGACCGACCCAGATGATTCTAATTACGTATTTTATATTCCGCGAAATCGGATACGGAGCCTTAACCGGGATGTCGGTAGTCGTGTTGAGCATACCGTTGCAGC TGTACCTCGGTCGAAAAGTGTTGCGTCTGACCGATGGCTCGGCAAGGAAAACTGATTACAGGCTCAGATTGATGAATCAGATCATCGCCGGGGTTGAAGTGATCAAGATGTACGTTTGGGAGATCCCGTATTCCCTCCTTGTGGAGACAGCCAGGCG GAAAGAGGTGGACGTGATAAAAAAATACTCTATTGTCGAGCAGTTCGGTTTAACGTTCGACTCCAACATTCCTCGAGTTAGCCTCTTCATAACGATACTGACGTACGTCTTGAGCGGCAACAACATCGATGCGGAGAAAGTATTTATGATAACAGCGTTTTACGCAATCGTGCGCAGCTCAATGACCATAGGCTTCGCCTTGA GTATTCATCAATTGGCTGAAGCAACAGTCTCCATCAGACGTCTCCAGAAATTCATGATGTACCCGGAGAGGACCGATACTCACGCGACTCAGAACCAAGTAGCTTCGCAATCGATGCCCGTGTACTTGAAGAACGTGACTGCCAGGTGGGACCAGTTCAGGGACTACACGTTGCAGGACGTGGACCTATCGGTGAAAGCGGCCAATTTTATAGTCGTAATAGGTCAAATAGGATCCGGGAAGAGTAGCCTGCTGCAGGCGATACTCCGTGAGTTGCCGCTGGAGAAGGGTGTCCTAGAAGTGCACGGCAAGATCAGTTTCGCGAATCAACAGCCTTGGATCTTCGCGTCCTCGGTGAAGCAGAACATTCTGTTCGGCCAGGCCGAGAACGAGGCTCGTTACAAAGACGTGATTCGAGTTTGTCAATTGACGCAAGACTTGGAAAGCCTTTCGCACGGCGATAGCACGATGGTGGGTGAAAGGGGGATCAATCTGAGCGGTGGCCAGCGAGCTAGGATCAATCTAGCTCGCGCCCTATACACCGAGGCTGATATTTACCTGCTGGACGATCCTCTATCCGCGGTGGACCCCCACGTGGGCAGTCGGATCGTCGAGGAGTGCATCTGCGGCTACCTGAAGAGCAAAACTAGGATCCTCGTCACCCATCAGATACAGTACTTGAAGTTCGCCGATCAGATCATCGTGATGGACAACGGTCGAATCTTGGCGAAAGGTAGCTTCGAGGAGCTGCAGAGTATGGACCTGGACGTGATGAAGATCTTCGAGAAGATGCACGAGAACAAGGAGGCCAAAGAGCCGGGGGATATTAAGGAGAAGAAGCAGTTGGTGGAGAACGCGAAAGAAGTGGAAGCCGTTGCCTCCGAGGAGCCGGTCGAAGTTGCCGAAACGAGGACCATCGGCAGGATTTCGATTCGCATCTTGTGGACCTATCTGAAAGCGAGTCGAAGCTTTCTGCTGCTCGCCTTAATGGTGCTGTGTTTCACGATCAGCCAAGGGATGGCGAGCGGCATCGATTATTTGATCGCCTTTTGGGTGAACACCGAGGTCGCGTCGTGGGTCAAGTCCGAGAATGGTACAACTTTTGAATGGCACGGCACGCTGTCTCGTTATGgtgttatttatatttatagtgGGCTGACCGTGGCTGACGTGCTCGTCTACATATTGCAAACGTTCGTGTACTATGCGGTTTGCATGCGGGCCTCGAAAAATTTGCACGCACAAATGTTCCGCAGCATCGTGCGCACTGCGATGTACTTTTACAATACGAATCCTGCTGGCCGGATATTGAACAG GTTCTCCAAAGACATTGGCATTATCGACAAAAACCTGCCGTTCACTATGTTCGACGTGTTCAAAATGTTCTTAACTTTCGTGGGCACCATAGTCATCCTCTGCAGCGTCGGTTTCTGGCTGCTAATACCGACAGCTATACTAGCCATAATTTTGTACTATATGCGAGTAGTGTACATTACAACCAGCCGGGCCATTAAACGCATGGAGGGTGTCA CTCGATCGCCAGTGTTTGATCACGTGGGCGCCACGCTGCAAGGTCTCACGACGATCAGGGCGTTCAAGGCCGAGAAGTTGGTGATCACGGATTTCGATAATCACCAGGACCTGCACTCCTCCGCATGGTACATGTTCATCTCTTGCTCGCGCGCGTTTGGTCTCTACATCGAAGCGATTTGCATGGCGTACATGGCGCTGGTCACAATCCTCTTCATAGTGTTCGACGACCTTGCGATTGCCGGCGACATCGGTTTGGTGATCACTCAGATCAGTTCGATCATCGGTTGCCTGCAGTGGGGTATGAGGCAGACGGCCGAGTTGGAGAACCAGATGACTTCCATAGAAAGAGTCCTGGAGTATAGTAGCCTAGAGGAGGAGCCGTTTTTGGAAAGTAAACCGGACCAGAAGCCGCCGAAAGATTGGCCTACGAAGGGGCTCGTTGAGTTTAAGAACGTGAAGCTGAAGTACGGGCCCAGAAGCGCCCATGTCTTAAAAGGTATCAGCTTCGTGATCATGCCCAAAGAGAAAGTTGGCGTCATCGGAAGAACCGGCGCCGGCAAGACCTCCTTGATAAGCGCGCTCTTCCGGTTGGCGTACATCGAGGGAGAAATTCTGCTCGACGATATAGCTACCCATACAGTGGCCTTGCACGACTTCCGCTCGAAGATCAGTATTATTCCGCAGGAGCCGGTACTCTTCGGCGGAAGTCTGCGCCGCAATCTGGATCCTTTCGACGAGTACTCCGACACCGTCCTATGGGAAACTCTGGAGCAAGTCGAGCTGAAGGAGATCATCTCCGACATGGCCGCCGGGTTGAACACCAAGGTGGCCGAGGAGGGCTCGAACTTCAGCGTTGGTCAACGCCAATTGTTGTGCCTTGCTCGAGCACTGATTAGGAATAATAAGATTATGGTTCTGGACGAAGCCACTGCCAACGTCGATCCACAGACTGACACCCTGATCCAGCAAACGGTCAGAAAGAAGTTCGTGGATTGCACTGTCTTCACTATAGCGCATAGGTTGAATACCATTATGGATAGCGATAAGATAATCGTGATGGATCAAGGTCACCTCGTT GAATTCGACCATCCGTATGTTTTATTACAAAAGAAGGGCTATTTTTACAATATGGTGCAGAAAACTGGTGCTGCGATGGCGTATAGTTTGACcgaagtggccaaaaac TGTTTTTACAGGAAAAACGAGGCATCGACTTGA